One part of the Pieris napi chromosome 4, ilPieNapi1.2, whole genome shotgun sequence genome encodes these proteins:
- the LOC125049117 gene encoding spindle assembly abnormal protein 6 homolog: MISKMFHKGKYYISFKRGFEESKKDISIAVDKIFNSDSLRLTLSNEDDPTFLCRIVITRCDYEELKKQQGLLIDFDNFPSQVVRLLQQCTANNMFLILHQMNPDDYNFEVVEHNEFKRLVHLSLKTGPATDHDVKQHMSESISELKKTLLSVKSTAANNEALMNDRCGKLEVKIHELTMALSKMEEDKLRRESEYQESLRQEKDRLVQEKLQLQKSADLNAKNVLASSQENLNKKDKQIDELHYSCRQMKDTISQLERQIGEKNQRTNYLEKEVQKFHLEVTTLSSKNASLEREINDREKQIHHLNIKCSSLEKTVKDNSDVIKELTENVQSLTIEKNSLERRISLSETLASRNNEAAQSTSEQLLKANQIISKQNSDLIEMKDKLLCRTAIALEQEKVIERNSKEIEELTSQIKGLQETIEKQQTDVETWKEKCELNELTVRDRDETIKNNNMVIQWLHKKLEETNTQTTDRHKTNVASSTPYFINRNTSTLENSEESINFYSKSNIEDSSNIIHSKERITKGLDPKYLKPSEDTKTKKKDSSKPTASQSKGKENKNIELPKVDYREKKSSKQTTYRATPVSAYFP, from the exons atgatttccAAAATGTTTCACAAGGGTAAATATTACATATCATTTAAGCGAGGCTTTGAGGAAAGCAAAAAAGATATTTCAATAGCTgtagataaaatattcaacagCGACAGCTTA AGATTAACACTCTCTAATGAGGATGACCCAACTTTTTTGTGTAGAATTGTAATAACTCGTTGTGACTATGAAGAGTTAAAGAAACAACAAGGACTCCTTATTGATTTTGACAACTTTCCTTCACAAGTAGTTAGGCTACTACAACAATGTACTGCAAACAATAT gtTTCTTATCCTACACCAAATGAATCCAGATGATTACAATTTTGAAGTAGTTGAGCATAATGAATTTAAGAGACTTGTTCATTTGTCTTTGAAAACAGGTCCAGCAACTGACCATGATGTCAAACAACATATGTCTGAATCTATATCTGAATTAAAG AAAACATTATTATCAGTAAAGAGTACAGCTGCTAACAATGAGGCACTAATGAATGATAGATGTGGCAAACTTGAGGTAAAGATCCATGAGCTAACAATGGCTTTATCCAAAATGGAAGAAGACAAGCTGAGACGAGAGTCTGAATATCAAGAGTCATTAAGACAGGAAAAAGATAGACTTGTACAG GAAAAACTTCAACTAcaaaaatcagctgacctaaaTGCCAAAAATGTATTAGCAAGCTCccaagaaaatttaaataagaaagaTAAACAAATTGATGAACTACATTACTCATGCAGACAAATGAAAGACACTATTTCTCAATTGGAAAGACAGATTGG tgaaaaaaatcaaagaacaAATTATCTTGAGAAGGAGGTGCAAAAGTTTCATTTAGAAGTAACAACTTTATCATCAAAGAATGCTTCATTAGAACGTGAAATAAATGACCGGGAGAAACAAATACACcacttgaatattaaatgttcGTCTCTAGAAAAG ACGGTAAAAGATAACTCGGATGTAATCAAGGAGTTAACTGAAAATGTACAATCATTGACAATAGAGAAG AATAGCCTAGAACGACGTATCTCCCTTAGTGAAACCCTAGCTAGTAGAAACAATGAAGCGGCTCAATCGACATCAGAACAATTGTTAAAAGCTAATCAAATAATTTCCAAACAAAATTCAGATCTAATAGAGATGAAGGATAAG CTTCTTTGCCGTACAGCGATTGCCCTGGAACAAGAAAAAGTAATTGAACGTAACTCGAAAGAAATAGAAGAGTTGACGTCACAGATTAAGGGTTTACAAGAGACGATAGAAAAGCAGCAAACCGACGTAGAGACCTGGAAAGAGAAGTGTGAATTGAACGAATTGACAGTTAGAGATAGAGATGAGACCatcaagaataataatatgg TTATTCAATGGCTTCACAAGAAACTAGAGGAGACAAACACTCAAACAACGGACAGACACAAGACTAACGTGGCTAGTTCCACGCCATACTTTATTAATAGGAACACCTCTACGCTAGAAAATTCTGAAGagtcaattaatttttattctaa ATCTAATATAGAAGATAGTTCTAATATCATTCATAGTAAAGAACGCATCACTAAGGGTCTGGATCCGAAATACTTAAAACCATCAGAGGACACAAAGACaaagaaaaaag ACTCAAGTAAACCAACAGCATCACAAAGTAAGggaaaagaaaacaaaaatatcgaGTTACCCAAAGTTGACTACAGAGAGAAGAAATCGTCTAAACAAACGACATATCGGGCTACGCCTGTCTCTGCATACTTTCCGTGA